The genomic segment GAATCTATCAAGGCCACTCATCGAATCAACAGTATACCGCCAATTTTCTCAAAGCCAAAGAATTCGCCGAACAAAATCCCATTTATCTGTTTAAAGCACAAAACAATTCATTAAACCATCCCATCACTTTTCAAGAGATAAACTCATCTATTCTTAACTTGAAGGACTCTAGTCCGGGGCCTGATGAtattccttcagcatttctgaAACATCTCCCTGTTTCAGCCATAACGTATCTCTTAAACATATTCAACAGAATTTGGCTTCACCACCTATTTGGTCAAATGCAATAGTCATTCCTTTCCTAAAACCTAATAAACCTAAATATGACCCAGAATCATATCGACCCATATCTCTGACATCGACAACCtgcaaattactagaaaatattGTTAACTCCAGAATCTCATGTGTTTTAGAAAATTCTAATTTCTTAATCTCTGAGCAAAATGGCTTTAGAAAAGATCGGTCATCCACAGACAACATTTTAGATTTGGAAAGTGAAATACGTGAAGCTCTTGCTACAAACCAAAAATGTGTTGCTATATTTTTTTGACTTAGAACGTGCATTTAATAAAGCTTGGAAATACAACATTTTAAGACAACTTCATAAATGGAATATTCAAGGTCACTGCCTTGCTTTCAtccaaaactttttaaataacagatcttttcaagtaaaaataaataatatcttttcaaatatttatagttTGGAAAATGGTACACCCCAAGGATCCATACTCAGTCCAACACTATTTCTGGTAGCAATAAACGACATCATCAAAAACATTCAAGCACCCTTACAGGCTCGtttatacgctgatgacctagTGGTATCtattaaaggtaaaaatattTCCTCAATGTCATCAATCCTTCAAAACTTTTTAGATACTCTCGAAAATTGGTCCAACTTTACAGGTTTTCAATTTTCAGTAGAAAAATCAATAGGAGTCGTATTCTCTTCAAGTTCCTTGCCACAACCTCCTAACCTAAGAATGTATGAGAAACAGCTGGAGTTTAGAGATCACCACAAATTCTTGGGTTTAATCTTCGATTCAAAGTTAACATGGAAAAATCACATCTCAGAACTAATCCTTTCCTGCAATAAAAGATTAAATGTTTTAAGATCTCTCTGTAATAAAAACTGGGGCTCAGACCAATCCACTCTACTCCTcctgtataaatctttaatacGTTCTAAGCTAGATTATGGAGCAATTGCCTATTTCACTGCTAATAAATCTCTACTGAAATCATTAAAAATTATTCATAACAAAAGTCTTAGATTAATCTTAGGGGCTTTCCCAACTACATCTGTATCCAGCATTTATGCTCTTTTAGGAGAACCATCGCTACATCACCGCCGCATGTACCTCGCTCTATCACATGCAGCCTCAGTCGCGAGCAATACTTCAAAGCCAATACATCAAAacacttttacaaataaatatttaaacttattcCTAGATATTCGCTATACTAAAAAACCATATTACGAAAGAATTAAATCCATTCTTCAAAACCTAAACATTAATTTTACGGGGATTTTCTCCTCGGATATTAAATACCCCGAGCCTTGGCTGATCGATATACCAACTTGCGATGCATCTCTAGAGTATTTAGATAAATCTAATACACATCATTCTCTAATTCGGTCCAAGTTTGAGGCCCTCATAAATAAGTACCCTGACTACCATAaaatctacacagatgcatctaaatccGAAGACGGAGTGGGGGCATCAATCGTTTCTTCAGAGAACAATCTTCTTTTCCGTTTACCCCCAGCATGCAGCACATATTCAGCTGAACTCTATGCCATATACCGTGCTGTGAAACTTCTTAACGAGCTTACACTCACAAAAGCCCTGATTATAACAGATTCCCTTAGTTCTTTAaattcattaaaacacattttttccaaacatccttttgaaaagttgctaaaataccagctttcccaagctcatgaacatggaagaagcgtccaatttttatgggttccctcacacgtcggaataacaggaaatgaagaagctgacaggattgcacgagaggcaattttaagtgatttgtcggagccgatagacaagtgtgtttccactgacttaaaagcttattttaaaaataaagtgttgtgtttgtggcgaaatgagtggtctcaaactaattccaatttaaataaaataaaaaataatgtgtctcagtggtttccatcgtcgcgcaatagacgagaacaaattgcggttgcgcgtctacgtctaggacataccagattaacgcactcctaccttttcacaaagaaaaatccacctatatgtgatcagtgtaacgtccgattaacagtcgaacactttttaacaatttgtagtaaatatgaccaagaaagacagcgctacaagatcccaaacgctctaccacaggctctaggtcaaaactgttcctgtgacaatatagtgaattatctcagatccataaacattttgtataatctgtaggtgtttaactatgttatttatattttgttccgtcgctaataaccttttggtggatgcgacatctttttctaataaaaaaaaaatttacaaacaagtTAAATTCTTACctttcaaaaatgaaaatcaataaTGTTCTCTCTTTATCACAATACATGTGCTTCTCCAACACTAAACGAATAGGAAATGCTACAGCCAGTAATGCATCGTTTGAGAAAGTACAgaactgatatatatatatatatatatatatatatatatatatatatatatatatatatatatatatatatatatatacagtaaaacctcccttaaccgaaacctttttaaccgaaacctttttaaccgaaacggctgacagtttcaataattttgtcaataaaaagtaaatgtttgtcgcaaaacgtaaacaattccgttaatttcactcaccaattgatgtctatgtgtgttgagaaatcacaaaaaccaagagctctaaaagatatttccgaaaaggcattttaaggcaTAGAAGcgaaaaaagttcatggatgtcgaccactttatttttagaatggtttgaaaatgaattcgtctcaagtgtaaaatcctttttaaaatcaaaaaacctttccatcaaagcattgttgcttgttgacaatgcgccctcaccctcaaaatctacaaaatggtgacaattgtcagatttttgccaccgaatgtcacaagcttaatccagccattagaccagggagtcatagagacattcaagagacattatagagaagcattcttaagacatctgttattacaggagacgaattaatccaaaagtgttcccgaaattctcaaatctttaacaataaaacatttttattggtgagctgagtcgtgggtcaagatcaaatcttcaactttggaaaaatgctggaacaaactttatgataagattttgattaacgatcctgaagaagaaaatggtaagaaaacgacagaagaaattaaacctttcattaaaaatttgccgagacatgacgaaattaactaagaagggatacgtgactggttagcagctgatgactcagaacgtgaattcatcgaccaggacatcattgatatggttctttatcaagtcaacctgagcatatcagatgacgaagatgacgacccaagaggcaacaggcagcacaagaccgtcgacaagattttcaatgctttagaggaaagaattttatacagtaggcctaattagttagggacacgactagattcttaatttttgttttcattacataaagtcttgtccttttcagattgctttacgtttcgtcaaacaatcgaatgaggcaaactcatgacgttctgcaaattaacgatggagggagagagaaacatcattgtcaaacgaaaacgcaaaaaaatagcagatttctttaaaaaagcatgttaaacttgttcattttccttaattttattactttattttggatttacttattagaaaacattacgaaatcaactcaaaACTAAAAAGAGCCAATCACTTATTTTAAAGCCTGGACGACCTCTACGATGTCAACTCTGACAAGACAATATGGCTACTATTATTAGCCCAGGaaaataagctttttttcgtgacactcgtcCGGCTAGGCAACCGAAATGTTTGCTGCAGTCGAtcttttggacttaattaattattaaccaattaaggtcaaaaaacgttaaattttcgtttttttcgtctatcagcaaaaagtaaagcaTTTGAAACGAATTTAAGAGGAGAAGAGACTTATAAtacatataaaaacctttaaaatggcgttttctaaacgttcccatccttatttgttgcttaagtcaaaaatttcggttttttataaatgttaataatttttttttaaataaacttgtaaccCTAATATTACCCACAATGTTGGGTCTTGTGGTGCTTAAAACAAGATAAAAATTTGAATTAGATCTGTCAAAGAGTTTAaaagtaatttaatttgtttatcccaaattaaatttttttccaaaggtataagtcagaaaattaaataGGTACATTAAATATACGGATAGAttctaaaagaagaagatttattctattaatattattaaaaaaaaaaaatgaataaaaataattttaaatattgcaaaataatttggcaaaaacatgtcaattttttgcTTTTAAACAATTAGAATATCTTTTTAACAATTGACtgcaaaaaactgattttttcatattttgacagcctaatttacaaatttaaaaggaaaaaagTTGACCTAGGATACTTTGGGGCGAAGTTGGtgtcttttttttataaattgatagcagctttttttataacaattaagagacCTTATTAGGTTCATCTGAAAGAACCTACTTTAAAGTCTTAACGTgaaaaattcgaaaaagattgcATTTGAACGAAATCGTTCACATAGCTTCAAAATTGTGGTCCTAAAAATTGGTCGGCTTTAAAACTAGTGAGAGCGCAGGAGGGGAAAGAAGCTGTTAACTTTATCTCTGTTTCTTGTTTATAGATTTCttcgtttctttttttaatttgtatatccTTTTTGCGTAaattacgaatatgtattatttaaataactaggttgttaaataaaccatctaatttgttaaaaaaattttttttcagtttttttggtttgaggtaatttttattgtaataataaatatttatgtttctaCTATACTgtactattatttttttaaaaataaaaaatctcaaagaaAAATTTATGATTTTTCTCAATGAAAAAATCATctcaataaaaaagtttttatggcaacctatattattaatttatttaacactttttaagaaaatatattttttgcttcataaagttaatttcttttaataattta from the Diabrotica undecimpunctata isolate CICGRU chromosome 1, icDiaUnde3, whole genome shotgun sequence genome contains:
- the LOC140434819 gene encoding uncharacterized protein; amino-acid sequence: MKISSLDITDDVNSNVEQFNQLILSAAHKFIGKSKTVKGRCPVPWWNDRCATAISESKSALNRYKKHKTSENKLKFKMLKARAQLTVKTAKQFSWNKYVSEINSNSPLSDVWNKVRKISGLHTSYNFTGLKENNNFITSSSDIANIFGRIYQGHSSNQQYTANFLKAKEFAEQNPIYLFKAQNNSLNHPITFQEINSSILNLKDSSPGPDDIPSAFLKHLPVSAITLENGTPQGSILSPTLFLVAINDIIKNIQAPLQARLYADDLVVSIKGKNISSMSSILQNFLDTLENWSNFTGFQFSVEKSIGVVFSSSSLPQPPNLRMYEKQLEFRDHHKFLGLIFDSKLTWKNHISELILSCNKRLNVLRSLCNKNWGSDQSTLLLLYKSLIRSKLDYGAIAYFTANKSLLKSLKIIHNKSLRLILGAFPTTSVSSIYALLGEPSLHHRRMYLALSHAASVASNTSKPIHQNTFTNKYLNLFLDIRYTKKPYYERIKSILQNLNINFTGIFSSDIKYPEPWLIDIPTCDASLEYLDKSNTHHSLIRSKFEALINKYPDYHKIYTDASKSEDGVGASIVSSENNLLFRLPPACSTYSAELYAIYRASWMNYCRAVQVIQRLEPQANRTRGIPNKRWIADIEEDLQTMNIRQW